A window of the Hevea brasiliensis isolate MT/VB/25A 57/8 chromosome 6, ASM3005281v1, whole genome shotgun sequence genome harbors these coding sequences:
- the LOC110645682 gene encoding kinesin-like protein KIN-13B has product MSGMGRQGQRSGATAVHHQRQYSDNFLDSSSNGRWLQSAGLQHLQNSSSSSIPPLQDYNFYGGGGGGGGQGMRMYRNAQRSFNGSNEFYVEPTTPPVSSRSSSQRKNGEASPSEFSPGLLDLHSFDTELLPEMPVPGLYDSSSLFHPVRGRSFDDSEPYISTNKQTGRAPVLPDNNLLKSFAADKEKGSSVAKIKVVVRKRPLNKKELAKNEEDIIETHSNSVTVHETKLKVDLTEYVEKHEFVFDAVLNEEVSNDEVYRETVEPIVPIIFQRTKATCFAYGQTGSGKTYTMKPLPLKASRDILRLMHHTYRNQGFQLFVSFFEIYGGKLFDLLSDRKKLCMREDGKQQVCIVGLQEYKVSDVETIGDLIEKGNATRSTGTTGANEESSRSHAILQLAIKRSVDGSESKPPRLVGKLSFIDLAGSERGADTTDNDKQTRMEGAEINKSLLALKECIRALDNDKSHIPFRGSKLTEVLRDSFVGNSRTVMVSCISPSSGSCEHTLNTLRYADRVKSLSKGNAPKKDILSSTLKESTTVPLSSVLPATSTFEDDTDAWAEQDERDDFDASEDSYEQEKPIWKENGKVESYNLSTSEDKIWKPNGQTKWKDLSKSDLKNSHSDDDLNALLQEEEDLINAHRKQVEETMNIVREEMNLLVEADQPGNQLDDYITRLNAILSQKAAGILQLQNRLAHFQKLLKEHNVLVSSSGY; this is encoded by the exons ATGAGCGGAATGGGAAGGCAGGGACAGAGATCTGGAGCTACAGCGGTGCATCACCAGAGACAGTACTCTGATAATTTCTTAGACTCTTCTTCTAATGGTAGATGGCTTCAATCTGCTGGTCTTCAACACCTTCAAAAttcctcttcttcttccatcCCTCCTCTTCAG GACTATAATTTCTATGGtggtggaggaggaggaggagggcaGGGGATGAGAATGTACCGCAATGCCCAGAGGAGTTTTAACGGATCAAATGAGTTTTATGTAGAGCCCACAACGCCTCCTGTCAGTTCACGGTCATCTAGCCAGAGGAAGAATGGCGAAGCCTCTCCAAGTGAGTTCAGTCCTGGGCTTTTAGATCTGCATTCCTTCGACACTGAGCTGCTTCCTGAG ATGCCAGTTCCTGGACTGTATGATAGTTCCTCTCTGTTTCATCCTGTTCGGGGGAGAAGCTTTGATGACTCTGAACCTTATATTTCAACCAACAAGCAGACTGGCAGAGCTCCTGTTTTACCAGATAACAATCTCCTTAAGAGCTTTGCTGCAGACAAAGAGAAAGGCAGTTCTGTTGCGAAGATCAAAGTTGTG GTGCGCAAGAGACCATTGAATAAAAAAGAgctggctaaaaatgaagaagataTAATAGAAACACATTCCAATTCTGTAACAGTTCATGAGACCAAGCTCAAG GTTGATCTAACAGAATATGTTGAGAAACATGAATTTGTCTTTGATGCAGTGCTGAATGAGGAAGTCTCAAATGATGAG GTATATCGTGAGACAGTGGAGCCCATAGTTCCAATAATTTTTCAGCGCACAAAAGCAACTTGCTTTGCATATGGGCAAACAG GAAGTGGAAAAACCTATACTATGAAACCATTACCTCTCAAGGCTTCACGGGATATTTTGAGGTTGATGCATCACACTTATAGGAATCAAGGGTTTCAGCTATTTGTGAGTTTCTTCGAAATATATGGAGGAAAACTATTTGATCTTCTCAGTGATCGGAA AAAACTTTGCATGAGAGAGGATGGCAAGCAGCAAGTCTGCATTGTTGGTTTGCAAGAGTACAAAGTATCAGATGTAGAGACAATTGGGGACCTAATTGAGAAAGGAAATGCTACTAGAAGTACTGGCACGACAGGTGCAAATGAGGAATCCTCTCGTTCACATGCTATACTTCAACTTGCTATCAAGAGGTCAGTTGATGGCAGCGAGTCAAAGCCTCCACGTCTGGTGGGCAAGCTCTCCTTTATAGACCTTGCTGGAAGTGAACGTGGTGCAGATACCACAGATAATGATAAACAGACAAG AATGGAAGGTGCAGAGATCAACAAGAGTTTACTTGCATTGAAGGAATGCATAAGGGCTCTTGACAATGACAAGAGTCATATTCCTTTCAGAGGCAGTAAATTGACTGAGGTTCTGAGGGATTCTTTCGTTGGCAATTCCCGCACTGTCATGGTATCCTGCATTTCGCCAAGCTCAGGATCATGTGAACATACCCTCAACACCTTAAGATATGCAGACAG AGTGAAGAGTCTTTCAAAAGGAAATGCTCCAAAGAAGGACATATTATCTTCAACCTTAAAGGAATCGACCACTGTGCCCTTATCCTCAGTTTTACCTGCTACATCTACCTTTGAGGATGACACTGATGCATGGGCTGAACAAGACGAAAGAGATGATTTTGATGCATCTGAAGACTCCTATGAACAAGAGAAACCAATATGGAAGGAGAATGGGAAAGTGGAATCATACAATCTATCAACTTCAGAGGATAAAATATGGAAACCCAATGGTCAGACAAAATGGAAGGATCTGTCAAAATCGGATCTTAAGAACTCACATTCAGATGATGATTTAAATGCTTTGCTACAG GAAGAGGAGGATCTCATAAATGCTCATAGAAAACAGGTGGAGGAGACCATGAACATTGTTAGAGAG GAGATGAACCTACTGGTTGAAGCAGACCAACCAGGGAATCAGCTCGATGATTATATTACTAGATTGAATGCCATTCTTTCTCAGAAGGCTGCAGGAATACTCCAATTACAAAATCGTTTGGCGCATTTTCAGAAGCTTTTGAAGGAGCATAATGTTTTAGTATCTTCTTCTGGGTACTAA
- the LOC110645667 gene encoding 60S ribosomal protein L37-3, with amino-acid sequence MGKGTGSFGKRRNKTHTLCVRCGRRSFHLQKSRCAACAFPAARKRKYNWSVKAIRRKTTGTGRMRYLRHVPRRFKSGFREGTQAAPRKKGATTSA; translated from the exons ATG GGTAAGGGTACAGGGAGTTTTGGTAAGAGGAGGAACAAGACTCACACCCTCTGCGTGAGGTGTGGCCGACGCAGCTTCCACCTCCAGAAGAGCCGTTGTGCTGCCTGTGCTTTCCCTGCTGCCCGCAAGAGGAAAT ACAACTGGAGTGTGAAGGCCATCCGAAGAAAGACAACTGGAACCGGAAGAATGAGGTATCTCCGCCATGTACCTCGCAGGTTCAAGAGTGGTTTTAGAGAAG GCACTCAAGCAGCACCAAGGAAGAAGGGAGCTACAACATCAGCTTAA
- the LOC110645668 gene encoding uncharacterized protein LOC110645668 isoform X2, producing the protein MENEANELKFPGFPYIPYSIQMDFMKALYRSLDKGGVSMLESPTGTGKTLSIICSSLQWVHDQRQKERDRAKAELDRNQSQRDDVEIGSDDEPDWMRNFVANKEVQKQEKKVKKKFGLGKSNERKNQDAEIIPLVLEEEDFHAKKDEVGLNDEEFLLEDYESEDEVTLGSGKSKRKAGACLVSSSSDEEEEKDGSDEEEEKELKIYFCSRTHSQLSQFIKELRKTSFTNEIKVVCLGSRKNFCINEDVLKLGNATRINERCLELQKSRKNEVSKIKNIGVKGRLRRTKASSGCPMLRKHKLQRQFRDEISQLGALDIEDLVQLGRSMGTCPYYGSRSMVPAADLVVLPYQSLLSKSSREFLGLNLKNSIVIIDEAHNLADSLLSMHDAKITFLELDHVHSLIEKYFGRFRNLLGPGNRRYIQTLMVVTWALLQTLCSDKDFSLVNTCQDEGRAAEYIKESNFIHKVSGYGEKVTNLQKHSVLNNSGACGEEWSTLSSFRALVDMLVSLTNNDGEGRIIISKSRPTCSGRQGGFLKYVMLTGEKVFSEIVDEAHAVILAGGTLQPIEETRERLFPWLPPSQLHFFSCSHIVPPESILPIAISRGPSGQLFDFSYSSRSSLKMIEELGLLLCNLVAVVPEGIVVFFSSFEYEGKVYDAWKTSGILERIMKKKRIFREPRRNPEVELVLREYKETIDGLSTRPKDVAAHSGAILLAVVGGKISEGINFSDGMGRCIVMVGLPYPNPSDIELIERVKYIESLGESNSMKTPKISVSDEYFSGDVQVAFSVLRSCKRRGKEYYENLCMKAVNQSIGRAIRHIKDYAAILLVDARYASDSSKRSFSHQTNKLPQWIKDRLVPTTNSYGEVHRLLHQFFKFNKKGE; encoded by the exons ATGGAAAACGAAGCAAATGAGCTAAAATTTCCAGGATTTCCATACATACCCTACTCGATTCAGATGGATTTCATGAAGGCACTATATCGCTCTTTGGATAAAGGTGGCGTCTCCATGCTTGAAAGCCCCACAG GTACTGGGAAAACTCTGAGTATCATATGCAGTTCTTTGCAATGGGTACATGATCAGAGGCAAAAGGAGAGGGACAGAGCAAAAGCTGAGCTTGATCGGAATCAAAGTCAAAGAGATGATGTTGAAATCGGCTCAGATGATGAACCTGATTGGATGAGAAACTTTGTTGCTAACAAAGAAGTTCAAAAACAGGAGAAGAAAGTCAAGAAGAAATTTGGGTTAGGAAAATCAAATGAGAGAAAGAATCAGGATGCAGAAATTATTCCGCTTGTTTTGGAAGAGGAAGATTTTCATGCGAAAAAAGATGAGGTGGGTTTGAATGATGAGGAGTTTTTGTTGGAAGATTATGAAAGTGAAGATGAAGTCACTCTTGGCAGTGGGAAATCAAAGAGGAAGGCTGGAGCATGTTTAGTTAGTTCGTCAAGTGATGAGGAGGAGGAGAAAGATGGGTCTGATGAGGAGGAGGAAAAGGAGTTGAAGATTTATTTTTGTAGCCGGACGCATTCGCAGCTCTCACAATTCATTAAGGAGTTGAGAAAGACCAGTTTTACCAATGAAATAAAAGTTGTATGTTTGGGATCTAGAAAGAATTTCTGCATTAATGAAG ATGTTCTAAAACTTGGAAATGCCACTCGCATTAATGAACGATGCTTGGAGCTTCAAAAGAGCAGAAAAAATGAAGTCTCCAAAATTAAG AATATAGGTGTGAAGGGAAGATTACGCCGAACCAAGGCTTCTTCTGGATGCCCAATGCTTAGAAAACATAAGCTACAAAGGCAATTTAGAGATGAGATTTCTCAACTTGGAGCACTGGATATTGAAGATCTTGTTCAACTTGGAAGAAGTATGGGAACTTGTCCATATTATGGCTCCCGAAGCATGGTCCCAGCAGCTGATCTTGTGGTTCTCCCATATCAATCTCTTCTATCAAAATCATCACGTGAATTTCTTGGACTGAACTTGAAGAACAGTATTGTTATAATAGACGAGGCTCATAATCTTGCTGACTCCTTGCTCAGCATGCATGATGCAAAAATTACATTTTTAGAG TTGGATCATGTGCATTCTCTCATAGAAAAGTACTTTGGAAGATTTCGCAATCTCTTGGGACCTGGCAATCGAAGATATATCCAAACTTTGATGGTTGTTACTTGGGCTTTGCTGCAGACACTATGCAGTGATAAGGATTTTAGCCTTGTCAATACTTGCCAAGATGAAGGAAGAGCTGCCGAA TATATAAAGGAAAGCAACTTTATCCACAAG GTAAGTGGATATGGAGAAAAGGTGACTAACTTGCAGAAACATTCAGTTCTGAATAACAGTGGAGCATGTGGTGAGGAGTGGAGCACTCTGTCCAGTTTCCGGGCTTTAGTTGATATGTTGGTATCACTGACCAATAATGATGGTGAGGGAcgcataataatatcaaaatcaaGACCAACATGCTCTGGAAGACAAGGAGGATTCTTAAAGTATGTTATGCTCACGGGGGAGAAGGTTTTTTCAGAG ATTGTGGACGAAGCACATGCAGTTATACTGGCAGGAGGGACCCTGCAACCTATAGAAGAGACAAGGGAGAGACTCTTCCCTTGGTTACCACCAAGTCAGCTGCAtttcttttcatgtagtcatATTGTCCCTCCTGAGAGTATTTTGCCGATTGCAATTTCCCGCGGACCTTCCGGTCAATTGTTTGATTTTAGCTATAGCTCTAGAAGCTCATTAAAGATG ATAGAGGAGCTAGGTCTTTTGCTTTGCAATCTGGTGGCAGTTGTCCCTGAAGGAATTGTTGTTTTCTTCTCCTCATTTGAATATGAAGGAAAGGTCTATGATGCATGGAAGACATCAGGCATTCTTGAAAGGATTATGAAGAAAAAGCGCATCTTTAGAGAGCCTAGAAGAAATCCTGAAGTGGAACTTGTTCTTAGGGAATACAAGGAAACCATTGATGGATTGTCTACTCGCCCAAAAGATGTAGCGGCTCACAGTGGTGCAATACTCCTAGCTGTAGTTGGTGGAAAGATATCAGAAGGCATCAACTTCAGCGATGGGATGGGTCGATGCATAGTTATGGTTGGACTGCCTTACCCAAACCCATCTGACATTGAGTTGATAGAGAGGGTGAAGTATATTGAAAGTTTGGGAGAATCAAATTCTATGAAAACCCCCAAAATTTCAGTCAGTGATGAATATTTCAGTGGGGATGTTCAGGTTGCTTTCAGTGTCCTAAGGAGTTGCAAGCGAAGAGGAAAAGAATATTATGAAAATCTCTGCATGAAAGCTGTAAATCAATCAATTG GTAGAGCAATACGGCACATAAAGGATTATGCAGCAATTTTGTTGGTTGATGCTCGTTATGCATCTGATTCCTCAAAAAGAAGCTTCTCTCATCAAACTAACAAGCTTCCACAGTGGATTAAAGATCGTCTTGTTCCCACAACCAATAGCTATGGTGAAGTCCACAGGCTGCTGCATCAGTTTTTCAAATTCAACAAGAAGGGAGAATGA
- the LOC110645669 gene encoding uncharacterized protein LOC110645669, which produces MQLRESIQKTKTFFHKTFQNLKSLCFGGYQKLPKPFSCATSSTKNHHTDQYYTDFCNEWECDLEKAMKRKKNGIPLSKELAREEDGCNGSSLKLPTSPLKKKEEGIKEEKSKKRFHSRNQEKCSDKKNEGGNALAKKMKELEMIDGSDMEHVLDVEEALHYYSRLKSPVYVDIVDKFFTDMYKQFSVPQRSASLNSSNRRLGSIRI; this is translated from the coding sequence ATGCAGCTAAGAGAATCAATTCAGAAGACCAAGACGTTCTTCCACAAGACTTTCCAAAATCTCAAGTCCCTCTGCTTTGGAGGGTATCAAAAGCTGCCCAAGCCCTTCTCATGTGCCACCAGCAGCACAAAGAATCACCACACAGATCAATACTACACTGACTTTTGCAATGAGTGGGAGTGTGATCTAGAAAAGGcaatgaagaggaagaagaatggtATCCCGTTATCAAAAGAATTGGCAAGAGAAGAAGATGGATGTAATGGAAGTTCCTTAAAGCTTCCAACGAGTCCactgaagaagaaagaagagggaATAAAGGAAGAGAAGAGCAAGAAACGTTTCCATTCAAGAAACCAAGAAAAATGCTCAGATAAGAAGAATGAAGGAGGTAATGCACTAGCAAAAAAGATGAAGGAATTGGAAATGATTGATGGGAGTGATATGGAACATGTGTTGGATGTAGAAGAGGCACTTCACTATTACTCTCGTCTTAAAAGCCCAGTATATGTTGACATTGTTGACAAGTTCTTCACTGATATGTACAAACAATTCTCTGTTCCACAGCGGTCTGCCAGCCTCAACAGTTCAAATCGAAGACTTGGTTCAATTAGGATATAG
- the LOC110645668 gene encoding uncharacterized protein LOC110645668 isoform X1 produces MENEANELKFPGFPYIPYSIQMDFMKALYRSLDKGGVSMLESPTGTGKTLSIICSSLQWVHDQRQKERDRAKAELDRNQSQRDDVEIGSDDEPDWMRNFVANKEVQKQEKKVKKKFGLGKSNERKNQDAEIIPLVLEEEDFHAKKDEVGLNDEEFLLEDYESEDEVTLGSGKSKRKAGACLVSSSSDEEEEKDGSDEEEEKELKIYFCSRTHSQLSQFIKELRKTSFTNEIKVVCLGSRKNFCINEDVLKLGNATRINERCLELQKSRKNEVSKIKNIGVKGRLRRTKASSGCPMLRKHKLQRQFRDEISQLGALDIEDLVQLGRSMGTCPYYGSRSMVPAADLVVLPYQSLLSKSSREFLGLNLKNSIVIIDEAHNLADSLLSMHDAKITFLELDHVHSLIEKYFGRFRNLLGPGNRRYIQTLMVVTWALLQTLCSDKDFSLVNTCQDEGRAAEVKPMFDSSIAINDFLFSLNIDNINLVKLLQYIKESNFIHKVSGYGEKVTNLQKHSVLNNSGACGEEWSTLSSFRALVDMLVSLTNNDGEGRIIISKSRPTCSGRQGGFLKYVMLTGEKVFSEIVDEAHAVILAGGTLQPIEETRERLFPWLPPSQLHFFSCSHIVPPESILPIAISRGPSGQLFDFSYSSRSSLKMIEELGLLLCNLVAVVPEGIVVFFSSFEYEGKVYDAWKTSGILERIMKKKRIFREPRRNPEVELVLREYKETIDGLSTRPKDVAAHSGAILLAVVGGKISEGINFSDGMGRCIVMVGLPYPNPSDIELIERVKYIESLGESNSMKTPKISVSDEYFSGDVQVAFSVLRSCKRRGKEYYENLCMKAVNQSIGRAIRHIKDYAAILLVDARYASDSSKRSFSHQTNKLPQWIKDRLVPTTNSYGEVHRLLHQFFKFNKKGE; encoded by the exons ATGGAAAACGAAGCAAATGAGCTAAAATTTCCAGGATTTCCATACATACCCTACTCGATTCAGATGGATTTCATGAAGGCACTATATCGCTCTTTGGATAAAGGTGGCGTCTCCATGCTTGAAAGCCCCACAG GTACTGGGAAAACTCTGAGTATCATATGCAGTTCTTTGCAATGGGTACATGATCAGAGGCAAAAGGAGAGGGACAGAGCAAAAGCTGAGCTTGATCGGAATCAAAGTCAAAGAGATGATGTTGAAATCGGCTCAGATGATGAACCTGATTGGATGAGAAACTTTGTTGCTAACAAAGAAGTTCAAAAACAGGAGAAGAAAGTCAAGAAGAAATTTGGGTTAGGAAAATCAAATGAGAGAAAGAATCAGGATGCAGAAATTATTCCGCTTGTTTTGGAAGAGGAAGATTTTCATGCGAAAAAAGATGAGGTGGGTTTGAATGATGAGGAGTTTTTGTTGGAAGATTATGAAAGTGAAGATGAAGTCACTCTTGGCAGTGGGAAATCAAAGAGGAAGGCTGGAGCATGTTTAGTTAGTTCGTCAAGTGATGAGGAGGAGGAGAAAGATGGGTCTGATGAGGAGGAGGAAAAGGAGTTGAAGATTTATTTTTGTAGCCGGACGCATTCGCAGCTCTCACAATTCATTAAGGAGTTGAGAAAGACCAGTTTTACCAATGAAATAAAAGTTGTATGTTTGGGATCTAGAAAGAATTTCTGCATTAATGAAG ATGTTCTAAAACTTGGAAATGCCACTCGCATTAATGAACGATGCTTGGAGCTTCAAAAGAGCAGAAAAAATGAAGTCTCCAAAATTAAG AATATAGGTGTGAAGGGAAGATTACGCCGAACCAAGGCTTCTTCTGGATGCCCAATGCTTAGAAAACATAAGCTACAAAGGCAATTTAGAGATGAGATTTCTCAACTTGGAGCACTGGATATTGAAGATCTTGTTCAACTTGGAAGAAGTATGGGAACTTGTCCATATTATGGCTCCCGAAGCATGGTCCCAGCAGCTGATCTTGTGGTTCTCCCATATCAATCTCTTCTATCAAAATCATCACGTGAATTTCTTGGACTGAACTTGAAGAACAGTATTGTTATAATAGACGAGGCTCATAATCTTGCTGACTCCTTGCTCAGCATGCATGATGCAAAAATTACATTTTTAGAG TTGGATCATGTGCATTCTCTCATAGAAAAGTACTTTGGAAGATTTCGCAATCTCTTGGGACCTGGCAATCGAAGATATATCCAAACTTTGATGGTTGTTACTTGGGCTTTGCTGCAGACACTATGCAGTGATAAGGATTTTAGCCTTGTCAATACTTGCCAAGATGAAGGAAGAGCTGCCGAAGTAAAACCCATGTTTGATAGTTCTATCGCCATtaatgatttcttattttctcttAATATAGACAACATTAATTTGGTCAAATTGCTCCAGTATATAAAGGAAAGCAACTTTATCCACAAG GTAAGTGGATATGGAGAAAAGGTGACTAACTTGCAGAAACATTCAGTTCTGAATAACAGTGGAGCATGTGGTGAGGAGTGGAGCACTCTGTCCAGTTTCCGGGCTTTAGTTGATATGTTGGTATCACTGACCAATAATGATGGTGAGGGAcgcataataatatcaaaatcaaGACCAACATGCTCTGGAAGACAAGGAGGATTCTTAAAGTATGTTATGCTCACGGGGGAGAAGGTTTTTTCAGAG ATTGTGGACGAAGCACATGCAGTTATACTGGCAGGAGGGACCCTGCAACCTATAGAAGAGACAAGGGAGAGACTCTTCCCTTGGTTACCACCAAGTCAGCTGCAtttcttttcatgtagtcatATTGTCCCTCCTGAGAGTATTTTGCCGATTGCAATTTCCCGCGGACCTTCCGGTCAATTGTTTGATTTTAGCTATAGCTCTAGAAGCTCATTAAAGATG ATAGAGGAGCTAGGTCTTTTGCTTTGCAATCTGGTGGCAGTTGTCCCTGAAGGAATTGTTGTTTTCTTCTCCTCATTTGAATATGAAGGAAAGGTCTATGATGCATGGAAGACATCAGGCATTCTTGAAAGGATTATGAAGAAAAAGCGCATCTTTAGAGAGCCTAGAAGAAATCCTGAAGTGGAACTTGTTCTTAGGGAATACAAGGAAACCATTGATGGATTGTCTACTCGCCCAAAAGATGTAGCGGCTCACAGTGGTGCAATACTCCTAGCTGTAGTTGGTGGAAAGATATCAGAAGGCATCAACTTCAGCGATGGGATGGGTCGATGCATAGTTATGGTTGGACTGCCTTACCCAAACCCATCTGACATTGAGTTGATAGAGAGGGTGAAGTATATTGAAAGTTTGGGAGAATCAAATTCTATGAAAACCCCCAAAATTTCAGTCAGTGATGAATATTTCAGTGGGGATGTTCAGGTTGCTTTCAGTGTCCTAAGGAGTTGCAAGCGAAGAGGAAAAGAATATTATGAAAATCTCTGCATGAAAGCTGTAAATCAATCAATTG GTAGAGCAATACGGCACATAAAGGATTATGCAGCAATTTTGTTGGTTGATGCTCGTTATGCATCTGATTCCTCAAAAAGAAGCTTCTCTCATCAAACTAACAAGCTTCCACAGTGGATTAAAGATCGTCTTGTTCCCACAACCAATAGCTATGGTGAAGTCCACAGGCTGCTGCATCAGTTTTTCAAATTCAACAAGAAGGGAGAATGA
- the LOC110645686 gene encoding putative Peroxidase 48: MVSSKKFQLREMVNSIFEAANMRKLSLLIFVLCILISLKNQNAETKKGLSSIAEYWSSSSWDLYPSMFLSMEEEEEGHPQRSLEYDFYRVSCPQAEKIIREVIRKTYKVRSSVAAELLRLAFHDCFVEGCDASVLLDAAEDLKSEKDSTPNENLKGFDIIDIIKSQVEEVCPGVVSCADIVVLAAREGIVQAGGPFYPLLTGRRDGFRSFPDIATYELPSPLADLSETLASFASRGFDERETVSLLGAHSIGMIHCKFFENRLYNFGGTNKPDPSLDPQFLNQIRSRCNNSNVSVTPAASPFFDASVPSSSAPPASFDILESSSTAASPSCNGSPSSSEKPGRMGEISSSSAPSLSFQGSVSSSPTSFTKPSVSYEGSLQSSLEGPGINMAYEGPGIDFGSVYYHSLLQGRGILYSDQQLMSGEETGIWVKAYASDVSLFLRDFAQAMMKLSDLHVLTGSAGQVRLNCSRVA; the protein is encoded by the exons ATGGTAAGTTCAAAGAAATTCCAATTAAGAGAAATGGTAAATTCAATCTTTGAAGCGGCAAATATGAGGAAACTGAGCCTTCTCATATTTGTTCTCTGTATTTTGATTTCCCTCAAGAATCAAAATGCGGAGACCAAGAAAGGCTTATCATCAATCGCCGAATATTGGTCTTCTTCCTCCTGGGATTTGTATCCTTCGATGTTCTTGTctatggaggaagaagaagaaggccaTCCTCAACGGTCACTGGAGTATGATTTTTATCGAGTTTCCTGCCCACAAGCTGAGAAAATCATTCGAGAGGTGATTCGGAAAACTTACAAGGTTCGGTCCAGTGTGGCTGCAGAACTCTTGAGGCTTGCTTTCCATGATTGTTTCGTTGAG GGGTGTGATGCTTCTGTTCTATTGGATGCTGCTGAagacttaaaatctgaaaaagatTCTACCCCCAACGAAAATCTTAAGGGATTTGATATAATTGACATAATCAAGTCACAGGTTGAAGAAGTATGCCCTGGTGTTGTTTCTTGTGCTGATATTGTTGTTTTAGCGGCCAGAGAAGGTATTGTTCAG gCCGGTGGCCCATTCTATCCATTATTAACTGGCAGAAGAGATGGTTTTCGCTCTTTCCCAGATATAGCTACATACGAGCTTCCTTCACCTCTAGCTGATCTATCTGAAACCCTTGCATCTTTTGCATCTAGGGGTTTTGATGAAAGAGAAACCGTCAGTCTCTTAG GTGCTCACAGCATTGGAATGATCCACTGCAAATTCTTCGAAAACCGTCTCTACAACTTTGGTGGGACTAATAAGCCTGATCCCTCTCTTGATCCTCAATTCCTTAACCAAATAAGGTCAAGATGCAACAACAGCAATGTGTCAGTGACTCCAGCCGCATCACCTTTCTTTGATGCCTCAGTGCCATCTTCATCAGCACCACCAGCTTCCTTTGACATCTTGGAGTCGTCATCAACGGCTGCATCACCTTCCTGTAATGGATCACCATCATCTTCTGAGAAGCCAGGAAGGATGGGCGAAATTTCATCATCATCAGCACCTTCACTTTCTTTCCAAGGCTCAGTATCTTCCTCACCAACATCATTTACAAAACCATCAGTTTCATATGAAGGTTCACTACAGTCTTCACTGGAGGGTCCGGGAATCAATATGGCCTATGAGGGACCTGGAATAGATTTTGGCTCAGTGTACTaccacagtcttctgcaaggTAGAGGAATCCTCTATTCTGACCAGCAACTAATGTCCGGGGAAGAAACTGGGATTTGGGTCAAAGCATATGCTTCAGATGTCAGCTTGTTCCTCCGAGACTTTGCCCAGGCAATGATGAAGCTCTCAGATCTCCATGTCTTAACAGGTTCAGCAGGTCAGGTACGGCTTAATTGTTCAAGGGTGGCATGA